A part of Papilio machaon chromosome 11, ilPapMach1.1, whole genome shotgun sequence genomic DNA contains:
- the LOC123721381 gene encoding uncharacterized protein LOC123721381, whose amino-acid sequence MDENNDMAEDGMSLESLSGSLSENNMCLNNFEEEGTSECPKNLENDIRAVKRVTEVDLNAWTTVSKNGKKMKDNNTQFQVYISHKEKLPKQFALAKLFKECKIENINVVKYISPYKIRLNFEDELSIKGLFSCKKISDLGWKLQRAMETNFSYGVIKNVDLDISEAEILKSITCPNSVELESLNRLNRRCVEKEGWSPSESVRLCFKGPFLPAYVIVDGLKFRVDPYVFPVSQCSRCWRMGHTFKRCPSSKIVCPKCGDNHANCDRKIFRCINCLGMHMALDRSCPVFIKEKKIRKLMAEYNIPYRKALLMYVPNEEIPQPKENVTDLSNNPTQPTPTVPGTSAGITYAEVTRANTSSKNKKGYQKQSTTKPKRKDDIISHAEVEYPDQTYNLENETERREGNDSFRELLSRLKEIIFLKSDTIQSKVKNALKCCIEWLILFFVDDITAWPLLKYVLEFLNG is encoded by the coding sequence ATGGATGAAAATAACGACATGGCTGAAGATGGTATGTCCCTTGAGAGTTTAAGTGGGTCATTGAGTGAAAATAACatgtgtttaaataatttcgagGAGGAGGGGACTTCAGAATGTCCTAAGAATTTAGAAAATGATATCAGAGCTGTTAAAAGAGTTACAGAAGTAGACTTAAATGCTTGGACTACAGTGAGTAAGAATGGAAAAAAGATGAAAGACAACAATACTCAATTTCAAGTTTACATATcccataaagaaaaattaccgAAACAGTTTGCTTTGGCCAAATTGTTTAAAGaatgtaaaatagaaaatataaacgtagttaaatatataagcCCTTATAAAATACGTCTTAATTTTGAGGATGAGTTAAGTATAAAAGgattattttcttgtaaaaaaatatctgaccTTGGATGGAAGTTACAACGGGCTATGGAAACTAACTTCTCATATggcgtaattaaaaatgttgacttAGATATATCCGAAGCAGAAATTCTGAAGAGTATTACCTGTCCCAATTCAGTTGAACTGGAATCTTTGAATCGTCTGAACCGTCGTTGTGTGGAAAAGGAGGGTTGGTCTCCAAGCGAATCTGTTCGTTTGTGTTTTAAGGGTCCCTTTCTACCTGCCTATGTTATAGTTGATGGTTTAAAGTTTCGCGTTGATCCATATGTTTTTCCTGTATCGCAGTGCTCACGTTGTTGGCGCATGGGCCATACTTTTAAGAGATGCCCTTCATCTAAAATTGTTTGTCCAAAATGTGGTGACAATCATGCAAATTGtgacagaaaaatatttagatgcaTAAATTGCCTAGGAATGCATATGGCCTTAGATAGAAGTTGCCCGGTTTTCATCAAGGAGAAAAAGATTAGGAAACTTATGGCGGAGTACAATATTCCATACAGGAAAGCATTGTTAATGTATGTCCCCAACGAAGAGATTCCACAACCTAAAGAAAATGTGACTGATTTAAGCAACAACCCTACTCAACCGACACCGACAGTACCTGGGACTAGTGCAGGGATAACCTATGCTGAAGTGACTAGGGCTAATACGAGTTCAAAGAACAAAAAAGGATATCAAAAGCAATCTACTACAAAACCAAAAAGAAAAGACGATATAATTTCGCATGCGGAGGTGGAATACCCGGATCAAACATACAACCTTGAAAATGAGACAGAAAGGAGGGAGGGGAACGATAGTTTCAGAGAGTTATTATCTAGACTAAAagagataatttttttgaaaagtgATACTATTCAatctaaagttaaaaatgctTTGAAATGTTGCATTGAGTggttaattcttttttttgttgatgatATTACTGCTTGGCCGTtgttgaaatatgttttagaatttttaaatggctAG